Proteins from a genomic interval of Sulfurimonas sp. HSL3-2:
- a CDS encoding HAD-IIA family hydrolase — MNDINKQKTYFIDVQGTLIDDADRLPIRGSVEFIDSLNEQKIPYMVITNNTKHSSEEFLNYLNSIGLNIKKDHYLDPLMLLESKIAKDEGLAAYGTKEFLNVVVSMGYTLDYENPKTVLVSIKNDYNSEEYAQIIDFLLSGAKLVGMHETTIYAKNSKRYPGVGAILKMLSFATSVSYEVVGKPSDNFYKEALSRVKQQDETIEFGDITIISDDVKGDLTGAAIFGMKTVFVLSGKYRKAEEIIPLLKEDEKPDFIFNDMQEVMERL, encoded by the coding sequence ATGAACGATATCAATAAACAAAAAACCTACTTTATAGATGTTCAAGGCACTCTCATCGATGATGCTGACAGACTGCCTATTCGTGGGAGTGTAGAGTTTATAGATAGTCTAAACGAGCAAAAGATCCCATATATGGTGATCACAAACAATACTAAGCATTCTAGTGAAGAGTTTTTAAACTACCTGAACTCCATAGGTCTAAATATCAAAAAAGACCACTATCTTGATCCTTTGATGCTTTTAGAAAGTAAGATCGCTAAAGATGAAGGTCTTGCGGCATATGGGACAAAAGAGTTTCTAAACGTAGTCGTTTCAATGGGTTATACATTGGATTATGAAAATCCTAAGACGGTCTTGGTATCGATCAAAAACGATTATAACTCTGAAGAGTACGCCCAGATCATAGACTTTTTACTAAGCGGTGCGAAGCTTGTAGGTATGCATGAGACGACGATCTATGCAAAGAATTCAAAAAGATATCCGGGTGTGGGTGCGATACTGAAGATGCTCTCTTTTGCCACTTCAGTCTCTTATGAAGTCGTCGGAAAGCCGAGTGACAACTTTTATAAAGAAGCGTTAAGCCGAGTAAAACAACAGGATGAAACGATCGAGTTTGGTGATATCACGATCATAAGTGATGATGTAAAAGGCGACTTGACGGGGGCTGCGATTTTCGGGATGAAGACAGTCTTTGTTTTAAGCGGAAAATATAGAAAAGCCGAAGAGATCATCCCACTGTTAAAAGAGGATGAAAAACCGGATTTTATATTTAACGATATGCAAGAAGTGATGGAGAGATTATGA
- the pheA gene encoding prephenate dehydratase, whose product MKTLDECRVHIDKIDNEILELLNKRMKVVERVGEIKNETGGAIYRPEREKAIIKRLSAKNKEDNGLLNDSAIEAIYLEIFAVARNLELPERIAYLGPEGSFTHQAAESRFGAMSSYLSLSSIQSVFKTIEAGRAKFGVVPVENSRDGVVGETLDLLAKSPIKIVSELYMPIHMAFASKARELKDIKRIYSKDKGFGQCREFLQEHELINIEQIPVESTAKAAILAAADPEAAAICSHIAAKLYGVPTMFENVEDTVDNTTRFVILSDFKNGISKDDKTSILVKLKDPLKAGSLVNFLQDFNNEKINLSKIESRPSKEKNKMGYWFFIDFFGHIDDEAVQRVVNKHAKEVTWLGSYVKEKYGI is encoded by the coding sequence ATGAAGACTTTAGATGAATGCAGAGTACATATAGACAAGATAGATAATGAGATATTAGAGCTTTTAAACAAGCGTATGAAGGTCGTCGAACGTGTCGGAGAGATAAAAAACGAGACCGGTGGAGCGATATACAGACCTGAACGTGAAAAAGCTATTATCAAACGTTTGAGTGCAAAAAATAAAGAGGATAACGGTCTTTTAAACGATTCTGCTATTGAAGCCATATACCTTGAGATCTTTGCTGTAGCGCGTAACTTGGAGCTGCCTGAACGTATCGCATATCTTGGACCTGAAGGAAGTTTTACCCATCAAGCCGCAGAAAGCCGTTTTGGGGCGATGAGCAGCTACCTGTCTCTAAGTTCTATTCAATCTGTATTCAAAACTATCGAAGCCGGACGTGCGAAATTCGGTGTAGTTCCTGTAGAAAATTCTCGTGACGGTGTTGTAGGCGAGACATTGGATCTTCTTGCAAAATCACCTATCAAGATAGTCTCGGAACTTTATATGCCGATCCATATGGCGTTTGCATCAAAAGCAAGAGAATTAAAAGATATCAAGCGTATCTATTCAAAAGATAAAGGTTTCGGACAGTGCAGGGAGTTCTTGCAGGAGCATGAGCTTATAAACATAGAACAGATCCCTGTCGAATCGACGGCAAAAGCGGCAATACTCGCAGCGGCAGATCCGGAAGCTGCGGCAATATGCAGTCATATAGCAGCGAAACTGTATGGTGTACCGACGATGTTTGAAAACGTCGAAGACACGGTAGATAATACGACTAGATTCGTAATACTCAGCGATTTCAAAAACGGTATCAGCAAAGATGACAAGACATCGATTTTGGTAAAATTGAAAGATCCGTTGAAAGCAGGTTCACTTGTGAACTTTCTTCAAGATTTTAATAATGAAAAAATAAACCTTTCTAAGATAGAATCACGCCCGTCAAAAGAGAAAAACAAGATGGGCTACTGGTTCTTTATCGACTTCTTCGGTCACATAGATGATGAAGCGGTCCAAAGAGTTGTCAATAAACATGCCAAAGAGGTTACTTGGCTTGGCAGTTATGTAAAGGAAAAATATGGAATTTAA
- the lysA gene encoding diaminopimelate decarboxylase, protein MINFQELADKYKTPLYVYDFDYMTEQYNSLKEAFRGRKSILAYAVKANSNLSVVKHFASLGSGADCVSIGEVRRALMAGIAPYKILFSGVGKSDDEIREAIENDILYINAESIAELERIDIIARELDKVCRISVRVNPNIDPKTHPYISTGLSANKFGVDIDSAKRMYIFAKNSANLDPVGIHFHIGSQLTELDPIRESSEIVADLVRSLKVIDIELKFFDIGGGIGIKYDDEKTITPYDYAQAILSTLTGLDLTVVCEPGRFLTANAGYFLTKVLYEKTNKDKRFVIVDGAMNDLIRPSLYSAYHKIEALKQSDEKSKADIVGPVCESGDFLAKDYDLPALSHNDLLVVHSAGAYGFGMGSNYNTRGRSAEVALEKGVDRIIRRRETFEDIIALEKDYLKEDN, encoded by the coding sequence GTGATAAATTTTCAAGAATTAGCTGATAAATATAAAACACCGCTTTATGTATATGATTTTGACTATATGACAGAACAGTACAACTCTTTGAAAGAGGCATTTAGAGGTAGAAAATCGATTTTAGCTTATGCAGTAAAAGCAAATTCAAATCTTAGTGTCGTTAAACATTTCGCATCTCTTGGAAGCGGTGCGGACTGTGTTTCTATCGGTGAGGTGAGACGTGCGTTGATGGCTGGAATCGCCCCTTACAAGATACTTTTCAGCGGTGTAGGAAAGAGTGACGATGAGATCCGTGAAGCGATAGAAAACGATATCTTATATATCAATGCAGAGAGTATTGCAGAGCTTGAACGTATAGATATTATCGCCCGCGAGCTTGACAAAGTATGCCGTATCAGTGTGAGAGTAAATCCGAATATCGACCCTAAGACGCATCCGTATATCTCGACAGGTCTTAGTGCAAACAAGTTCGGTGTCGATATAGACAGTGCAAAACGTATGTATATCTTTGCAAAAAATTCTGCAAATCTAGACCCTGTAGGTATCCATTTTCATATCGGAAGCCAGCTGACAGAACTTGACCCGATCCGTGAATCATCAGAGATAGTCGCTGACCTTGTGCGTTCTTTAAAAGTGATCGATATAGAACTGAAATTCTTTGATATCGGCGGCGGTATCGGTATAAAATACGATGATGAAAAGACGATAACTCCATACGATTATGCACAGGCAATCCTTTCGACTTTGACAGGTCTTGACCTGACTGTCGTTTGTGAACCTGGTAGATTTTTAACGGCGAATGCGGGATATTTCCTGACGAAAGTACTTTATGAGAAAACAAATAAAGACAAACGTTTCGTGATAGTCGACGGTGCGATGAACGACCTTATCCGCCCGAGTCTTTACAGCGCGTATCATAAGATCGAAGCATTAAAACAAAGCGATGAAAAGAGCAAAGCGGACATTGTCGGTCCTGTCTGTGAAAGCGGTGACTTTTTGGCAAAAGACTATGATCTGCCGGCACTTTCACATAACGACCTGCTGGTAGTACACAGTGCGGGAGCATACGGTTTTGGAATGGGAAGTAACTACAATACACGCGGACGTAGTGCGGAAGTCGCACTGGAAAAAGGTGTAGATAGAATTATTCGCAGACGTGAGACTTTTGAAGATATAATAGCTCTAGAAAAAGATTATTTAAAAGAAGATAATTAA
- the hisC gene encoding histidinol-phosphate transaminase, with translation MEFNKHLANIKTYEAGKPIELVVREFGIDPKDIIKLASNENPFGCSVKVQDAVSAIVKNMALYPDDSMLKLKNGLAKKYGVDIKNLIIGSGSDQVIEFIVHAKLDEKSTVLMNSVTFAMYEIYAKQVGAKIVRTSSEEHNLDEFYAMYQAHKPSVIFLCTPNNPTGDAIDAKSLLEFIAKIDENTLVVIDGAYMEYAIAKDASKKITPKEIVDGFNNVIYLGTFSKAYGLGGMRVGYGIASASIIEPLYKLRPPFNITTLSLEAASVALEDEKFVQDSIENNFTEMKRYEEFAASNSLKIIESYTNFVTLCLNDGQNSSQLADSLLKKGMIVRDLSGYGLNAVRVTVGTPFQNDRFFELTPQFL, from the coding sequence ATGGAATTTAATAAACATTTAGCAAATATCAAGACTTACGAAGCGGGAAAACCAATAGAGCTGGTAGTAAGAGAGTTTGGGATCGATCCAAAAGATATTATAAAATTAGCAAGTAACGAAAATCCTTTCGGATGTTCTGTTAAGGTGCAAGATGCGGTATCGGCTATCGTAAAAAACATGGCTTTATATCCTGATGATTCGATGCTGAAATTGAAAAATGGACTGGCAAAAAAATACGGCGTAGATATCAAAAATCTTATTATCGGTTCTGGAAGCGATCAGGTCATCGAGTTCATAGTCCATGCAAAACTTGATGAAAAATCGACTGTCCTTATGAACAGCGTGACATTCGCTATGTATGAGATCTATGCAAAACAAGTGGGTGCGAAGATCGTAAGAACATCTTCAGAGGAACATAATTTAGATGAGTTTTATGCAATGTATCAAGCGCATAAGCCGTCGGTAATATTTCTATGTACACCAAATAATCCGACAGGTGATGCGATCGATGCAAAATCTTTACTTGAGTTTATAGCGAAGATCGATGAGAACACTTTAGTCGTCATAGACGGTGCATATATGGAGTATGCGATCGCAAAAGATGCGTCTAAAAAGATCACTCCAAAAGAGATAGTAGACGGATTTAACAATGTCATCTATCTTGGAACATTCTCTAAAGCTTACGGTCTTGGCGGAATGCGTGTAGGATACGGTATAGCATCGGCTTCTATCATCGAACCGTTGTATAAACTTCGTCCTCCGTTTAATATAACAACGCTTTCTCTTGAAGCCGCGAGCGTCGCACTTGAGGATGAAAAATTTGTACAAGACAGCATAGAAAACAACTTTACAGAGATGAAAAGATATGAGGAGTTCGCTGCTTCAAATTCTTTAAAAATAATAGAAAGTTATACCAACTTTGTTACATTGTGTTTAAATGATGGTCAAAATTCATCACAATTAGCTGATTCTCTGCTTAAAAAGGGTATGATTGTAAGAGATTTAAGCGGTTATGGTCTGAATGCTGTGAGGGTGACCGTAGGGACACCTTTTCAAAACGATAGATTCTTTGAACTGACTCCACAATTTTTATAA
- a CDS encoding transaldolase, which yields MYIKDLKFSLWADFIERDYLDKEFKQLIEEGIINGATSNPAIFKNAILSSPAYKEQLSSLSGLSAKEKYEALAIFDIQKAADILKPLHDAGNDGYVSIEVDPFLCDDAQATITEGKRLHKTIGRDNIMIKVPGTEAGYVAMEELTASGIPVNATLIFSKEQAVSCAKAFARAQEKSGKAVDTVISVFVSRIDRALDDTLAAKGMRTSLAGVYNAADIYNSVEALHVSRCRTLFASTGVKGDNLRASYYVDELLAYNSVNTAPIDTIKAYVQGGDKTAKLPIPQEKIDALFQELKEAGIDFDEVVRIQIEDGLEAFKVAFKEILENL from the coding sequence ATGTATATAAAAGATTTGAAGTTTTCTTTATGGGCTGATTTTATTGAGCGCGATTACTTGGATAAGGAGTTTAAACAGCTTATAGAAGAGGGCATCATAAACGGTGCGACAAGCAACCCTGCTATTTTTAAAAATGCTATTCTTTCCTCTCCTGCTTATAAAGAGCAGCTCTCCTCATTAAGCGGTCTCTCTGCAAAAGAGAAATATGAAGCTCTTGCTATTTTCGATATTCAAAAAGCGGCTGACATACTCAAACCGCTTCACGATGCAGGCAATGACGGCTATGTAAGTATAGAGGTCGATCCCTTTTTATGTGACGATGCGCAGGCTACGATAACAGAAGGCAAGCGTCTTCATAAGACTATCGGCAGAGACAATATCATGATAAAAGTACCGGGGACAGAAGCTGGTTATGTCGCGATGGAAGAGCTTACCGCATCTGGTATACCGGTAAACGCGACGCTTATATTTTCTAAAGAGCAGGCGGTATCATGTGCAAAGGCTTTTGCAAGAGCTCAAGAAAAGTCCGGCAAAGCGGTCGATACGGTCATCAGTGTTTTTGTCAGCAGGATAGACAGAGCCCTAGATGATACTTTAGCTGCAAAAGGGATGCGTACGTCCCTTGCCGGAGTATATAACGCTGCAGATATCTATAACAGCGTCGAAGCTTTACATGTAAGCAGATGCAGGACGCTTTTTGCAAGTACGGGAGTAAAGGGTGATAACCTTAGAGCATCATACTATGTAGATGAACTGTTGGCATATAACAGTGTCAATACGGCGCCGATAGATACGATAAAAGCATATGTGCAAGGCGGCGATAAAACGGCAAAACTTCCTATACCGCAGGAGAAAATAGACGCTCTATTTCAAGAATTAAAAGAAGCAGGGATAGACTTTGACGAGGTGGTCCGTATTCAGATCGAAGATGGACTAGAAGCATTTAAAGTAGCATTCAAAGAGATATTGGAGAACCTATGA
- the pth gene encoding aminoacyl-tRNA hydrolase, which yields MLIVGLGNPGSTYAQTRHNIGFMVIDELVRRTSATSISKASFEGELFKFKEHYLLKPMTFMNLSGRSVLAVKNFYKIDEVLVIHDDLDLPFGALRFKRGGGHGGHNGLKSIDAAISKEYIRVRMGISKPQHKGEVANYVLSVFNEAEKEHLDNWIKTAADAIMKLETMSLDDVSSQYSIKQI from the coding sequence ATGCTTATAGTCGGACTTGGAAACCCAGGTTCGACGTATGCACAGACGCGTCATAACATCGGTTTTATGGTGATTGACGAGTTAGTACGAAGAACTTCCGCAACCTCTATATCAAAAGCCTCGTTCGAGGGTGAACTTTTTAAATTCAAAGAACATTATCTTCTTAAACCCATGACTTTTATGAACCTTTCCGGTCGCTCGGTGTTAGCCGTTAAAAACTTTTATAAAATTGATGAAGTTTTAGTCATACATGATGATCTGGACCTGCCTTTTGGTGCATTGAGATTTAAAAGAGGCGGCGGTCACGGCGGTCATAACGGGCTCAAATCGATCGATGCAGCGATATCTAAAGAGTATATCAGAGTCAGGATGGGGATATCAAAACCGCAGCATAAAGGCGAAGTGGCGAACTATGTATTGTCCGTGTTTAATGAGGCTGAAAAAGAGCATTTAGACAACTGGATAAAAACGGCAGCCGATGCTATTATGAAATTAGAAACAATGAGTTTAGATGATGTCTCTTCACAGTACTCTATTAAACAAATTTAG
- a CDS encoding 50S ribosomal protein L25/general stress protein Ctc has product MLEGIIRESIGKRGTKALRRDGYLIANIYGKGIENINAAFKSNEYIRTVRNKETIAFPVKVGGNEMNVVVQSYESHPVTGELLHVDLMVAQPGVKAHYFIPVETAGIAFGLKNKGMVNISKRRLRVKATVEDLPRAIVVDVTKMDVGDSKMIRDLEKIENVTFTDSDRVAVVSVIKAK; this is encoded by the coding sequence ATGTTAGAAGGCATAATTAGAGAGAGTATCGGTAAACGTGGTACTAAAGCGTTGCGTCGTGATGGATATCTAATTGCAAACATTTACGGAAAAGGTATTGAAAATATCAATGCTGCATTTAAATCAAATGAGTATATCCGTACTGTTCGCAACAAAGAAACTATCGCATTCCCAGTAAAAGTTGGTGGAAATGAGATGAATGTTGTTGTTCAATCATACGAATCTCACCCTGTAACAGGTGAACTGTTACACGTTGATCTAATGGTAGCTCAACCAGGTGTTAAAGCTCACTACTTTATCCCCGTTGAAACAGCTGGTATTGCATTCGGTCTTAAAAACAAAGGTATGGTAAACATCTCTAAAAGACGTTTACGTGTTAAAGCTACTGTTGAAGATCTTCCAAGAGCAATCGTTGTTGACGTTACTAAAATGGACGTTGGCGATTCAAAAATGATCCGTGACTTAGAAAAAATCGAAAACGTTACATTCACAGATTCTGATCGTGTGGCTGTAGTCAGCGTTATCAAAGCTAAATAA
- a CDS encoding LptF/LptG family permease, which yields MLAFKYISFHYLKYFLIIMIALVMFMVGFDYLQNVNDLPKSANLLLIYLVYRIFFAIDMLLPLALVFAMITTKIYLIRSNALVSFFSLGYSRTDVLKPFIFVSTSIIFLFIAAHATNFARADEFANNIRKTEQYLNPTRNLFFTYEDKYIYFSKLSPLQKKATDVRVFTVKNGALSEVITSKEAVYVGGDWHLKNAHIIEKPSVVGLKNSGIKISDKEDLAMLHEFKPKILDQVYEGKVNFTIGDALDALYLLQNQNINTSQIKSALYKIFVYPFFVPALITIIFFFVPPSSRFLNVSFFSFVAILSTLVVWAVLFMMIEYANNKTVSSEIGIILPVVVLIFASIIQYKRFNIR from the coding sequence ATGCTGGCATTTAAATATATATCTTTTCATTACTTAAAATATTTTTTGATCATTATGATCGCACTTGTCATGTTTATGGTTGGCTTTGACTATCTGCAAAATGTGAACGATCTTCCCAAATCTGCCAACTTATTGCTTATTTATTTAGTTTACAGAATCTTTTTTGCCATAGATATGCTTCTTCCTTTAGCACTTGTCTTTGCCATGATAACGACAAAAATTTATCTGATAAGATCGAATGCACTTGTCTCTTTTTTCTCTCTGGGATACTCCCGTACAGATGTCTTAAAACCTTTTATATTCGTATCCACTTCTATTATTTTTCTTTTTATAGCCGCGCATGCAACGAACTTTGCAAGGGCCGATGAATTTGCAAATAACATCAGAAAAACAGAGCAGTATCTCAATCCGACAAGAAATCTTTTTTTCACGTATGAAGACAAATATATCTATTTTTCAAAACTCTCTCCACTGCAGAAAAAAGCGACCGATGTCAGAGTTTTTACGGTAAAAAACGGTGCATTAAGTGAAGTTATTACTTCAAAAGAAGCTGTATATGTCGGTGGAGACTGGCATCTTAAAAATGCTCATATTATCGAAAAACCCAGTGTCGTAGGATTGAAAAACAGCGGGATCAAAATATCCGATAAAGAAGACTTGGCGATGCTGCATGAGTTTAAACCGAAGATACTGGATCAGGTCTATGAGGGTAAAGTAAATTTTACTATCGGTGATGCACTCGATGCGCTTTATCTGCTTCAAAATCAAAATATAAACACGTCACAGATAAAAAGTGCTTTGTATAAGATCTTTGTGTACCCGTTTTTTGTTCCTGCTCTTATAACCATTATATTTTTCTTTGTCCCGCCGAGCAGCAGGTTCTTAAATGTCTCGTTTTTCAGTTTTGTCGCAATACTCTCTACTCTAGTCGTCTGGGCAGTACTTTTTATGATGATAGAATATGCAAATAATAAAACAGTTTCCAGTGAGATCGGCATAATCCTTCCGGTCGTAGTACTGATTTTTGCTTCAATAATACAGTACAAACGTTTCAATATCCGCTAA
- a CDS encoding PilT/PilU family type 4a pilus ATPase, with the protein MNQPKPDPNIDVSKLSFETLKKIRAYLKRMIEAGGSDLHVKANSVVRARINGEIIPLSGEIFSHEDSITFAKELLRGRFGEFVEKKELDLVYPFDERNRFRVNIFFQMEGVSAVFRIIPVKILTIDELLLPNVVHQFTHMERGLVLVTGVTGSGKSTTLAALINEINWSKRRHIITIEDPIEFVHKDRKCIVNQRSVGQDTKSFANALRAALREDPDIILVGEMRDRETIEIALHAADTGHLVFSTLHTLDAKETVNRIISTFPTEEQNRIRLTLGSVLKGVISQRLIPTVDNKRIAALEVLVRTPRIEQLIKENRDDEIVDTMYEGKDIYGSQTFDQAILDLYLSGKITQEKAFEYATSPSDLKLKMEGLDDRLIVASSSSDEEHNGKKEYREDEIFELKE; encoded by the coding sequence ATGAACCAACCAAAACCAGATCCAAATATAGACGTATCAAAACTGTCGTTTGAAACACTCAAAAAGATAAGAGCTTATCTAAAACGTATGATCGAGGCGGGCGGGAGTGACTTGCACGTCAAAGCAAATTCAGTCGTGCGTGCCCGTATAAACGGTGAGATCATCCCTCTTTCCGGTGAGATATTCTCGCATGAGGATTCGATAACTTTTGCAAAAGAGCTTTTAAGAGGCAGGTTCGGTGAATTTGTCGAGAAAAAAGAGCTTGACCTTGTCTATCCGTTTGATGAAAGAAACAGATTCCGTGTCAATATTTTCTTTCAGATGGAAGGGGTGTCTGCAGTATTTCGTATTATTCCTGTTAAGATCTTGACGATCGATGAGCTTTTACTTCCTAATGTCGTTCATCAGTTTACACATATGGAACGTGGCCTTGTCCTTGTCACCGGAGTAACTGGTAGTGGTAAGTCAACAACGCTGGCAGCACTTATAAATGAGATAAACTGGTCAAAACGCAGACATATCATCACTATTGAAGATCCTATCGAATTCGTTCATAAAGATAGAAAGTGTATCGTCAACCAAAGAAGTGTCGGGCAGGATACCAAATCTTTTGCAAATGCGCTTCGTGCAGCACTCCGTGAGGATCCGGATATCATACTTGTCGGGGAGATGAGGGATAGGGAAACGATCGAGATCGCACTGCATGCAGCAGATACCGGTCACTTAGTTTTCTCTACTCTGCACACACTTGATGCAAAAGAAACGGTCAACCGTATTATCTCTACTTTCCCGACAGAGGAGCAAAACAGGATACGTCTAACGTTGGGAAGTGTATTAAAAGGTGTTATTTCACAACGTCTTATCCCTACTGTCGATAACAAACGTATAGCGGCTCTAGAGGTCTTGGTACGTACTCCGAGGATAGAACAGCTTATCAAAGAGAACCGTGATGATGAGATCGTCGATACGATGTACGAAGGAAAAGATATCTACGGTTCTCAAACATTTGACCAAGCCATATTGGATCTGTACTTATCAGGAAAGATAACTCAGGAAAAAGCGTTCGAATATGCAACATCTCCGTCTGACTTGAAACTCAAAATGGAAGGTCTTGACGATAGGCTTATTGTCGCATCATCTTCTTCTGATGAAGAGCATAATGGTAAAAAAGAGTATAGAGAAGATGAAATTTTTGAATTAAAAGAGTAG
- a CDS encoding DUF4105 domain-containing protein yields MEWLKEKLDLKDLPDVTCKRYDEIVRRLDPKSVTLVFPAAHINSPASMFGHTFLRINSSYNSKLLSYAINYAAAADSTKENGVVFAIKGLIGGYYGKYSMLPYYDKLKEYRDTEARDIWEYDLDLTPQETMRMVRHIWELNDTSSFYYFFTENCSYNMLWLIEAARPSLHLRENFTYQVIPLETVHVVEDQHIVKSKNYRPSKRSVLLAYEDTLNQYSKDKVLELTDEKIEIKDIVDDSNLTLQEKQYILEASTNILEYKLIQNKIKKDDYLKRFHQISSARASLGKGKPLEVIPPHNPDQGNRALRTSAAHGWRDGRPIEYLGIRPAYHDLRDSSVGFLRGTQIEFLDFELNYYDSKVELEKGTILSIESIAQRSTFFKNFSWRMKTGFDRDFMNSDPNYILTVGAGLSFGNKYGYAYLLADPFTYIKSDMSGGIGTSLGLVLDSSYDFNTNLEVTHRWYFDQKNQWLATFSENYRISKAFSLQLSYQYKDRDSSSEDTYKASLNYFF; encoded by the coding sequence CCAAATCTGTTACTTTGGTCTTTCCTGCAGCGCATATCAACTCGCCTGCATCGATGTTCGGTCATACATTTTTACGTATAAACTCATCATATAACTCAAAACTTCTTTCTTATGCGATCAATTACGCGGCTGCAGCGGACAGCACAAAAGAAAACGGAGTGGTATTTGCCATTAAAGGGCTTATCGGCGGCTATTACGGCAAGTATTCTATGCTTCCTTATTATGATAAATTAAAAGAGTACCGCGACACGGAAGCCCGCGATATCTGGGAATATGATCTTGATCTGACTCCCCAAGAGACGATGAGAATGGTCAGGCATATCTGGGAACTTAACGACACCTCTTCATTTTACTACTTTTTTACGGAGAACTGCTCATACAATATGCTTTGGCTTATAGAAGCAGCGCGCCCGTCCTTACATCTAAGAGAGAACTTCACGTATCAGGTGATCCCGCTTGAGACGGTACATGTAGTCGAAGACCAGCATATAGTAAAGTCAAAAAACTACAGACCTTCAAAAAGAAGCGTACTTTTAGCATATGAGGACACATTAAACCAATACTCAAAAGACAAAGTCTTAGAGCTTACAGATGAAAAGATAGAGATCAAAGATATCGTTGACGACAGCAATCTGACATTACAGGAAAAACAGTATATTTTAGAGGCATCGACAAATATCTTAGAATATAAACTGATACAGAACAAGATAAAAAAAGATGACTATCTGAAGCGTTTTCATCAGATCTCAAGTGCCCGTGCATCTTTGGGAAAAGGAAAACCGCTGGAAGTGATCCCTCCGCATAACCCCGATCAGGGAAACAGAGCTTTGCGAACATCTGCAGCACATGGCTGGAGAGATGGCAGACCTATAGAATATCTCGGGATCCGTCCTGCTTATCATGACCTAAGAGACAGCAGTGTAGGGTTTTTAAGAGGTACGCAGATAGAGTTCTTGGATTTTGAACTAAACTACTATGACAGTAAAGTCGAGTTAGAAAAGGGGACGATACTTTCTATAGAATCGATCGCGCAAAGAAGCACCTTCTTTAAAAACTTTTCATGGCGCATGAAAACGGGCTTTGACAGAGACTTTATGAACAGCGATCCTAACTATATCTTGACAGTCGGTGCGGGTTTGAGCTTTGGAAATAAATATGGGTATGCGTACCTTTTAGCCGATCCGTTTACATATATTAAGAGTGACATGTCCGGAGGTATCGGCACATCATTAGGTCTTGTCTTGGATAGTTCATATGATTTCAATACAAATCTGGAAGTGACTCATAGGTGGTACTTTGACCAAAAGAACCAATGGCTTGCGACGTTTAGCGAGAATTACAGAATCTCAAAAGCATTTTCTCTGCAGCTGTCTTACCAGTATAAAGACAGAGACAGCAGTTCTGAAGATACCTATAAGGCTTCGCTAAATTACTTCTTTTAA